The following are encoded in a window of Nomia melanderi isolate GNS246 chromosome 6, iyNomMela1, whole genome shotgun sequence genomic DNA:
- the rha gene encoding rha isoform X1: MEELTSSDVRIVLNIKEGKGFEQILLPTSITATLNGHLLETEAIDPSPNPQYDHDLVWEVDKNRLRKMRSGQVPLKLECFIVKSNDSKEKLGYLLLSLRSAQVFSKNEDISVKTSWHKLLGLKSNLKMHKPELLLGLSIHDQESGTLNCHVENYSEVDCHRNPAGDFGKYTTGLQTFNFSNGYNMLNKQSLSYEHIRNQPIKPIYSQSLDKFPCQCSLNSCSKNVETYHCYCLNILLLTIKSMSSKLTVPNIEIRFHHPKADITSIFYPKIPLVLGEKTKLHDVGCKLHFISATDEIKHLLLSFPPKISIYKIQETSKTCISQCIVDVKQLFHQTKSECQCDAPLYDMDQNVIGHLDIMMNLEDHGPYYRMKKQTSSENLGPPILDDSLAYKIVDELETWKERQKEIFKVELKRKEDRHLNLLSEEWQKHRESLEAKLACSVEQCKMLANSLNNATEDLRTRRLKSLEKETRLIKANEELHWTYETKLRELRESYHTMQEEHMSKINALEHRKTILETQVEQLSTENEKLQLLVKKQGEELETYQKGSLTQDQTATLLQELKTLEEKLQMAQESKLFFKEKWATAAREMHRMKNEFQQAMKTQIKNSKEELKNIDLEEVLCVDSTALTDDQTLLNKIQKEIDVIKQKPTFFEKDPYCQVFTPTVSSKIQQNNSKHFFKKSEECDERLQALLEERESLLKTGSYSNEDTIIKKLNNEIRSLMMK; this comes from the exons ATGGAAGAGTTAACGAGTTCTGATGTACGAATCGTATTGAACATAAAAGAAG GTAAAGgttttgaacaaattttattaccaACATCGATAACTGCAACTTTAAATGGGCATTTGTTAGAGACTGAAGCAATTGATCCCAGTCCTAATCCTCAGTATGATCACGACTTGGTTTGGGAAGTCGATAAAAATAGATTAAGGAA GATGAGATCTGGACAAGTTCCCTTAAAATTAGAATGTTTCATTGTTAAAAGCAATGATAGTAAAGAGAAATTGGGATATCTTCTGCTTAGTCTAAGATCTGCACAGGTATTTTCTAAAAATGAGGACATTAGTGTAAAAACTAGTTGGCATAAACTGTTAGGATTGAAAAGTAATCTGAAAATGCATAAACCTGAACTGCTTCTTGGTTTAAGCATTCATGATCAAGAATCTGGAACATTAAATTGTCATGTAGag AATTATAGTGAAGTAGATTGTCATAGGAATCCTGCTGGTGACTTTGGAAAATACACTACTGGACTTCAAACATTCAATTTCTCAAATGGATATAATATGCTCAACAAGCAGTCCTTGAGTTATGAACACATAAGGAATCAACCAATTAAACCTATATATTCACAATCGCTTGACAAGTTTCCATGTCAATGTAGTCTTAATAGTTGTTCCAAAAATGTAGAAACATATCATtgttattgtttaaatattttattgctaaCAATCAAATCAATGTCATCAAAATTGACTGTGCCAAACATTGAAATTCG GTTCCATCATCCAAAGGCAGACATTACATCAATCTTTTATCCAAAAATACCACTTGTATTAGGAGAAAAAACAAAGTTACATGATGTAGgatgtaaattacattttatatcagCAACAgatgaaattaaacatttattgttGTCTTTCCCACCGAAAAttagtatatataaaatacaggaAACTTCTAAAACTTGTATATCTCAATGCATAGTCGACGTAAAACAATTGTTTCATCAAACGAAG TCTGAATGCCAATGCGACGCTCCATTATACGACATGGATCAGAACGTTATTGGCCACTTAGATATTATGATGAATTTAGAGGATCATGGTCCATACTATAGAATGAAAAAGCAAACATCTA GTGAGAATTTAGGACCTCCAATTTTAGATGATAGTTTAGCATATAAAATAGTTGACGAGTTGGAAACATGGAAAGAACggcaaaaagaaatatttaaagttgaG ttaaaaaggaaggaagatcgtcatttaaatttattaagtgAAGAATGGCAAAAGCATAGAGAAAGTTTAGAAGCAAAGCTTGCATGTAGTGTCGAACAATGTAAGATGTTAGCAAATAGTTTAAATAACGCTACCGAGGATTTGAGAACACGGAGGCTAAAAAGCCTTGAAAAGGAAACGCGATTAATTAAAGCAAATGAAGAACTACATTGGACATACGAGACAAAATTACGTGAGCTCAGAGAATCATATCACACGATGCAAGAAGAACATATGTCAAAG ATTAATGCGCTCGAGCATAGGAAAACTATCTTAGAAACACAAGTTGAACAATTAAGtacagaaaatgaaaagttaCAGTTGCTTGTAAAAAAGCAGGGGGAAGAATTAGAAACGTATCAGAAAGGGTCTTTAACTCAAGATCAAACAGCAACATTGCTGCAAGAGTTAAAAACGctagaagaaaaattacaaatggCGCAAGAaagtaaattattctttaaagaaAAGTGGGCGACAGCAGCTCGTGAAATGCATAGAATGAAAAACGAATTTCAGCAAGCTATGAaaactcaaataaaaaatagtaaagaGGAATTAAAGAATATAGA CTTAGAAGAGGTGCTGTGTGTGGATTCTACTGCTTTAACCGATGATCAAACattgttgaataaaattcaaaaggAAATTGACGTGATCAAACAGAAACCTACTTTCTTTGAGAAAGATCCTTATTGTCAGGTTTTCACACCAACTGTCAGTtcaaaaatacaacaaaataacagtaaacatttctttaaaaaatcagAGGAATGTGACGAACGATTACAAGCACTGTTGGAAGAACGCGAGTCTCTTTTAAAAACTGGTAGTTACTCGAATGAAGATAcgattattaagaaattaaacaatgaaataagaTCTCTAATGATGAAATAA
- the Mat89Ba gene encoding nucleolar protein 6 Mat89Ba — protein sequence MKGPYKANINDFMNDSDESGSESVHYSDDDINNIDDMKNKSAKYEKSEDEDEEDEVEEEDDEEIQEDSIQGNMLVMTDKKRKKVIDDVIDSKPKKKKKMHSELYKPPTVEELNQLRETENLFHSNLFRLQIEEMLNEIRIKDKYKRLLDAWFQKLEMTINKIKETEEYQLSGKKLKKRLNVHIPMPCVPDDTKITFQFCKPTQIAFIGSYVYNATVGPNITVDIMIEMPAKMFKKLDYQNYRYIKKKAIYLAYIASSITNDIAEEKKFVGDNLRPMLKIVPSGKLGRKINVLLHVTAQEESFKLNRFLPEKNSVRPGWFFSKETDVAENLPPTPHYNSIILRDLVVSRINSENLNIIKEYPNLRDGIILLKIWLVQRELIKGFEGFNGYVITMFVLYLLSIKKLNTFMSSYQIVRNVWHHLVQVSWHETGITMSQKEDSNDMVLNYKNYYDCVFLDSTGYNNIAAHISKDNFSWIQREAELCLEHLDSVHANSFQSLFMRKVPFYRAFDHIICLKDSWTMKRVVQNKSNSNDKLDYGPNYHNQAIKLIYNVLKRGLTNRVHRICVLPNDFTEWECTENSSDDIGQISIGLELNSEFCFSAVDKGPEANLPEAAEFRNFWGTKSELRRFKDGSIREAVVWSEDKTASSRRFICKRIVGFLFRRKLGLNKDKFLYVAQEMECLLQLQKVEITHFAYGTGEEATLRLINVFNNLEKQLMNLTDIPLSIHGVQGSSAVFRYTDVFPPIATVYPPDNRLIKEHKNYLILSENVTSSPRYVTPLDVCLQLSTSGKWPDELEAFRKTKAAFHLQIAECLRKQYMSIVNANYSHIDLYKEGFVFRLRVAHQKEIACLKQQVTEDGVKQYKDNDESIELESKLFELPKLTSALHGLHVQQPSFGAACCLTKRWLSAQLLDDSHIPDIVVELLVASMYLTPAPYRPAQMPQVAFLRILEIFARGHWNTDPVIVNFNYEMTKEEIAAVENLFGSSRDSLPPLFISTPYDQQGSLWTKKVPSTLVLNRITALARQTLKSFEDQLSTRIWLDVRALFRPPLTEYDCLIHLKPHMIPRRRQAIDVDRECSVSSIHPYKMHSAQKIPVIDFDPVQLFLKELRNGYDEFALFFYDTYGGTVIGVLFKPSALETKDFKVTNINCRKCNDDGQLVLNISAMIQDFYILGKDVIKAIDVQSKRFSLT from the exons ATGAAAGGTCCTTACAag GCAAACATTAATGACTTTATGAATGATTCTGACGAGTCAGGATCTGAAAGTGTTCACTATTCTGACGAtgatattaataacattgatgacatgaaaaataaatctgctaaatatgaaaaatcagaagatgaagatgaagaagatgaagtggaagaggaagacgatgaagaAATACAAGAAGACAGCATACAAGGGAATATGCTTGTAATGactgataaaaaaagaaaaaaagttatCGATGATGTTATAGATTCCAAgccaaaaaagaaaaagaaaatgcatAGTGAACTTTATAAACCACCAACAGTTGAAGAATTAAATCAACTTAGAGAgacagaaaatttatttcattccaatTTGTTCAGACTACAAATAGAGGAGAtgttaaatgaaattagaattaaaGACAAATATAAACGTTTACTTGATGCTTGGTTTCAAAAACTAGAGATGACTATAAACAAGATAAAAGAAACAGAGGAGTATCAG CTTTCAGGCAAAAAGTTGAAGAAAAGATTGAATGTTCATATACCAATGCCTTGTGTACCTGATGatacaaaaataacatttcaattttgtaaacCAACCCAGATTGCTTTCATAGGTTCCTATGTATATAATGCTACAGTTGGTCCAAATATTACTGTGGATATAATGATTGAAATGCCtgcaaaaatgtttaaaaaattagactatcaaaattatagatatattaaaaagaaagctATATATTTAGCATACATAGCATCTAGCATTACCAATGATATTGCAGAAGAAAAAAAGTTTGTTGGAGATAATTTAAGACCAATGTTGAAGATTGTGCCAAGTGGAAAATTAggtagaaaaattaatgtactGTTGCATGTAACAGCTCAAGAAGAGAGTTTcaaattaaatagatttttacCAGAAAAAAATAGTGTTAGACCTGGATGGTTTTTCTCGAAGGAAACAGATg TTGCAGAAAATTTACCACCAACACCGCATTACAATTCTATAATTCTTCGCGATTTAGTGGTCTCAAGAATAAACtcggaaaatttaaatataattaaagaatatCCAAATCTGAGGGATGGTATTATATTACTAAAGATATGGCTAGTTCAGCGTGAATTGATAAAAGGCTTTGAGGGCTTCAATGGATATGTTATAACAATGtttgttctatatttattatctattaagaaattaaatacgtTTATGAGTAGCTACCAGATAGTAAGAAACGTGTGGCATCATTTAG tGCAAGTTAGTTGGCACGAAACTGGCATAACAATGAGTCAAAAGGAAGATAGTAATGATATGgtattgaattataaaaattattacgaCTGTGTCTTCTTGGACAGCACTGGTTACAATAATATAGCGGCACATATATCTAAAGATAATTTTTCTTGGATCCAAAGAGAAGCAGAACTTTGTTTGGAACACTTGGATAGTGTACATGCAAATAGTTTTCAATCTCTTTTCATGAGAAAAGTACCATTTTATAGAGCCTTTGATCACATTATATG TTTGAAGGATTCCTGGACAATGAAAAGGGTAGTACAGAATAAGTCAAATAGCAATGATAAGTTAGATTATGGACCTAATTATCATAATCAAGCAATAAAACTAATTTATAATGTACTGAAACGAGGATTAACAAACAGAGTACATCGCATTTGTGTATTGCCAAACGATTTCACAGAATGGGAGTGTACAGAAAACAGTTCTGATGATATCGGACAGATTTCTATCGGATTAGAATTAAATTCGGAGTTTTGCTTTAGTGCAGTGGATAAAGGGCCTGAAGCAAATTTACCGGAA GCAGCAGAATTCAGAAATTTCTGGGGGACAAAATCAGAATTACGTCGGTTCAAAGATGGATCTATCCGCGAAGCTGTAGTTTGGTCGGAAGACAAAACAGCCTCGTCAAGAAGATTTATATGTAAAAGAATTGTAGGTTTCTTATTCAGGAGAAAGCTTGGTTTAAATAAAGACAAGTTCCTGTACGTTGCCCAAGAAATGGAATGCCTCTTACAATTACAAAAG GTTGAAATAACGCATTTCGCTTACGGTACTGGGGAAGAAGCTACGTTGAGAttgataaatgtatttaataatcttGAAAAACAATTGATGAATCTAACGGATATTCCTTTATCGATCCATGGAGTTCAAGGATCCAGTGCAGTCTTTCGATACACGGATGTTTTCCCACCGATCGCAACAGTTTATCCACCCGATAATCGACTCATTAAGGAACACaagaattatttaatcttatcagaaaatgtaaCTTCATCTCCCAGATACGTTACTCCGCTTGATGTGTGTCTGCAATTGTCGACAAGTGGAAAATGGCCAGATGAACTGGAAGCTTTCAGAAAAACAAAAGCCGCTTTTCATTTACAAATTGCAGAATGTCTTAGGAAACAATACATGTCAATAGTGAATGCAAACTACTCGCATATTGATCTGTACAAG GAAGGATTCGTTTTTCGCTTGCGGGTAGCGCATCAAAAGGAAATTGCCTGTTTAAAACAACAGGTGACAGAAGATGGAGTTAAACAGTACAAAGATAACGACGAATCAATTGAATTAGAAAGCAAATTGTTTGAATTGCCAAAATTAACTAGTGCTTTACACGG ATTACATGTTCAACAACCGTCCTTTGGAGCAGCTTGTTGTCTAACAAAACGATGGCTTTCTGCTCAGTTATTGGATGATTCCCACATACCGGATATCGTTGTTGAGTTACTTGTAGCTTCTATGTACTTAACACCAGCTCCGTACAGGCCTGCTCAGATGCCTCAAGTAGCCTTTCTGAGAATATTGGAAATTTTCGCGAGAGGTCACTGGAACACGGATCCTGTGATTGTGAATTTTAACTATGAAATGACTA AGGAAGAAATTGCTGCTGTGGAAAATCTATTCGGATCATCTCGTGACTCTTTACCACCATTATTCATATCTACTCCTTATGATCAACAAGGATCATTATGGACAAAGAAAGTGCCCAGTACTCTAGTTTTAAATCGTATCACTGCTTTGGCAAGACAGACTTTAAAATCATTCGAAGATCAACTTTCCACAAGAATTTGGTTAGACGTCAGGGCTTTGTTTAGGCCACCACTCACAGAGTACGACTGTTTAATACATTTGAAGCCACATATGATTCCTAGAAGGAGGCAAGCAATTGATGTCGATAGAGAGTGTTCTGTCTCTAGCATACATCCATACAAGATGCACTCTGCACAAAAGATACCAGTTATTGATTTTGATCCTGTACAACTTTTCTTAAAAGAACTAAGA AATGGATACGACGAATTCGCCCTCTTCTTTTACGACACCTATGGTGGCACGGTAATAGGAGTATTATTTAAACCCTCTGCGTTAGAAACCAAAGACTTCAAAGTCACGAATATTAATTGTCGAAAGTGTAACGACGACGGTCAGCTGGTATTAAATATCTCGGCAATGATTCAAGATTTTTATATACTCGGGAAAGATGTAATAAAAGCGATCGATGTTCAATCGAAAAGATTTTCTTTGACATGA
- the rha gene encoding rha isoform X2: MEELTSSDVRIVLNIKEGKGFEQILLPTSITATLNGHLLETEAIDPSPNPQYDHDLVWEVDKNRLRKMRSGQVPLKLECFIVKSNDSKEKLGYLLLSLRSAQVFSKNEDISVKTSWHKLLGLKSNLKMHKPELLLGLSIHDQESGTLNCHVESKNSKEFVQIQLQDDKVTPVLLRDERLIQLGPIDTCHELFLMNITAISAANVDSLLPAKYYSDLKNNLYFWCKILENNIYFNQSKKEYGDFWTLNEKIVIRIRSSLKLLKSYLQVKPFLIVYLKYKDNVIAESNINLQSLVTADNIEEFLRASENNSSILNYRCHLYKKDSTENGEVECNNSYLDVQLKLQYIGGKTEIIMNIPNTMSNDIIPLNPSKEQMNDWKQVNYSEVDCHRNPAGDFGKYTTGLQTFNFSNGYNMLNKQSLSYEHIRNQPIKPIYSQSLDKFPCQCSLNSCSKNVETYHCYCLNILLLTIKSMSSKLTVPNIEIRFHHPKADITSIFYPKIPLVLGEKTKLHDVGCKLHFISATDEIKHLLLSFPPKISIYKIQETSKTCISQCIVDVKQLFHQTKSECQCDAPLYDMDQNVIGHLDIMMNLEDHGPYYRMKKQTSSENLGPPILDDSLAYKIVDELETWKERQKEIFKVELKRKEDRHLNLLSEEWQKHRESLEAKLACSVEQCKMLANSLNNATEDLRTRRLKSLEKETRLIKANEELHWTYETKLRELRESYHTMQEEHMSKINALEHRKTILETQVEQLSTENEKLQLLVKKQGEELETYQKGSLTQDQTATLLQELKTLEEKLQMAQESKLFFKEKWATAAREMHRMKNEFQQAMKTQIKNSKEELKNIDLEEVLCVDSTALTDDQTLLNKIQKEIDVIKQKPTFFEKDPYCQVFTPTVSSKIQQNNSKHFFKKSEECDERLQALLEERESLLKTGSYSNEDTIIKKLNNEIRSLMMK; the protein is encoded by the exons ATGGAAGAGTTAACGAGTTCTGATGTACGAATCGTATTGAACATAAAAGAAG GTAAAGgttttgaacaaattttattaccaACATCGATAACTGCAACTTTAAATGGGCATTTGTTAGAGACTGAAGCAATTGATCCCAGTCCTAATCCTCAGTATGATCACGACTTGGTTTGGGAAGTCGATAAAAATAGATTAAGGAA GATGAGATCTGGACAAGTTCCCTTAAAATTAGAATGTTTCATTGTTAAAAGCAATGATAGTAAAGAGAAATTGGGATATCTTCTGCTTAGTCTAAGATCTGCACAGGTATTTTCTAAAAATGAGGACATTAGTGTAAAAACTAGTTGGCATAAACTGTTAGGATTGAAAAGTAATCTGAAAATGCATAAACCTGAACTGCTTCTTGGTTTAAGCATTCATGATCAAGAATCTGGAACATTAAATTGTCATGTAGag tcaaaaaattcaaaagaatttgtTCAAATACAGTTGCAAGATGATAAAGTAACTCCAGTTTTACTGCGTGATGAACGTCTTATACAGTTGGGTCCCATAGATACTTGTCATGAACTATTCTTGATGAATATTACTGCCATATCTGCAGCAAATGTAGATTCGTTATTACCAGCAAAATACTATTCTGacctgaaaaataatttatatttttggtgtaaaatactagaaaacaatatatactTCAATCAATCTAAAAAGGAGTATGGTGACTTTTGGACActtaatgaaaaaattgtaataaggATTAGGAGTTCATTGAAACTTTTGAAATCATATTTACAAGTGAAACCATTTTTGattgtatatttgaaatataaagataatgTAATAGCTGAATCAAACATTAATTTGCAATCATTAGTTACTGCTGATAATATTGAGGAGTTTCTCAGAGCTTCAGAGAACAATAGtagcattttaaattaccgtTGTCACCTATATAAAAAGGATTCTACTGAGAATGGTGAAGTAGAATGTAATAACTCGTACCTTgatgtacaattaaaattacaatatataggaggtaaaacagaaataataatgaatataccGAATACAATGTCCAATGATATAATCCCCCTTAATCCTTCTAAAGAACAAATGAATGATTGGAAACAGGTA AATTATAGTGAAGTAGATTGTCATAGGAATCCTGCTGGTGACTTTGGAAAATACACTACTGGACTTCAAACATTCAATTTCTCAAATGGATATAATATGCTCAACAAGCAGTCCTTGAGTTATGAACACATAAGGAATCAACCAATTAAACCTATATATTCACAATCGCTTGACAAGTTTCCATGTCAATGTAGTCTTAATAGTTGTTCCAAAAATGTAGAAACATATCATtgttattgtttaaatattttattgctaaCAATCAAATCAATGTCATCAAAATTGACTGTGCCAAACATTGAAATTCG GTTCCATCATCCAAAGGCAGACATTACATCAATCTTTTATCCAAAAATACCACTTGTATTAGGAGAAAAAACAAAGTTACATGATGTAGgatgtaaattacattttatatcagCAACAgatgaaattaaacatttattgttGTCTTTCCCACCGAAAAttagtatatataaaatacaggaAACTTCTAAAACTTGTATATCTCAATGCATAGTCGACGTAAAACAATTGTTTCATCAAACGAAG TCTGAATGCCAATGCGACGCTCCATTATACGACATGGATCAGAACGTTATTGGCCACTTAGATATTATGATGAATTTAGAGGATCATGGTCCATACTATAGAATGAAAAAGCAAACATCTA GTGAGAATTTAGGACCTCCAATTTTAGATGATAGTTTAGCATATAAAATAGTTGACGAGTTGGAAACATGGAAAGAACggcaaaaagaaatatttaaagttgaG ttaaaaaggaaggaagatcgtcatttaaatttattaagtgAAGAATGGCAAAAGCATAGAGAAAGTTTAGAAGCAAAGCTTGCATGTAGTGTCGAACAATGTAAGATGTTAGCAAATAGTTTAAATAACGCTACCGAGGATTTGAGAACACGGAGGCTAAAAAGCCTTGAAAAGGAAACGCGATTAATTAAAGCAAATGAAGAACTACATTGGACATACGAGACAAAATTACGTGAGCTCAGAGAATCATATCACACGATGCAAGAAGAACATATGTCAAAG ATTAATGCGCTCGAGCATAGGAAAACTATCTTAGAAACACAAGTTGAACAATTAAGtacagaaaatgaaaagttaCAGTTGCTTGTAAAAAAGCAGGGGGAAGAATTAGAAACGTATCAGAAAGGGTCTTTAACTCAAGATCAAACAGCAACATTGCTGCAAGAGTTAAAAACGctagaagaaaaattacaaatggCGCAAGAaagtaaattattctttaaagaaAAGTGGGCGACAGCAGCTCGTGAAATGCATAGAATGAAAAACGAATTTCAGCAAGCTATGAaaactcaaataaaaaatagtaaagaGGAATTAAAGAATATAGA CTTAGAAGAGGTGCTGTGTGTGGATTCTACTGCTTTAACCGATGATCAAACattgttgaataaaattcaaaaggAAATTGACGTGATCAAACAGAAACCTACTTTCTTTGAGAAAGATCCTTATTGTCAGGTTTTCACACCAACTGTCAGTtcaaaaatacaacaaaataacagtaaacatttctttaaaaaatcagAGGAATGTGACGAACGATTACAAGCACTGTTGGAAGAACGCGAGTCTCTTTTAAAAACTGGTAGTTACTCGAATGAAGATAcgattattaagaaattaaacaatgaaataagaTCTCTAATGATGAAATAA